In Phocoena sinus isolate mPhoSin1 chromosome 10, mPhoSin1.pri, whole genome shotgun sequence, a single genomic region encodes these proteins:
- the IFFO1 gene encoding intermediate filament family orphan 1 isoform X4 has protein sequence MNPLFGPNLFLLQQEQQGLAGPLGDPVGSDHLAGGGDVPPAPLARAGPASYSPPGPGPAPPAAMALRNDLGSNINVLKTLNLRFRCFLAKVHELERRNRLLEKQLQQALEEGKQGRRGLARRDQAVQTGFVSPVRPLGLPLGARPAAVCTPSARVLGSPARSPAGPLAPSAACHPAPSTSTSASSASSSSARFMPGTIWSFSHARRLGPGLEPTLVQGPGLSWVHPDGVGVQIDTITPEIRALYNVLAKVKRERDEYKRRWEEEYVVRLQLQERVNELQEEAQEADACQEELALKVEQLKAELVVFKGLMSNNLSDLDTKIQEKAMKVDMDICRRIDITAKLCDLAQQRNCEDMIKMFQVPSMGGRKRERKAAVEEDTSLSESDGPCHPDGDEEESTALSINEEMQRMLNQLREYDFEDDCDSLTWEETEETLLLWEDFSGYALAAAEAPGEQPEDSLEKVIKDTESLFKTREKEYQETIDQIEGPWDGGKDHFHHWMLELATAKNDMNRHLHEYMEMCSMKRGLDVQMETCRRLITQSGDRKSPAFTAAPLSDLPPPPTPSEAEDSDRDVSSDGAVR, from the exons ATGAATCCGTTATTCGGCCCcaacctcttcctcctccagcagGAGCAGCAAGGCCTGGCCGGGCCGCTGGGGGACCCCGTGGGAAGCGACCACTTGGCCGGCGGCGGGGACGTGCCCCCGGCGCCGCTCGCCCGGGCCGGCCCGGCTTCCTACTCGCCGCCCGGGCCGGGCCCGGCGCCCCCAGCCGCCATGGCGCTCCGCAACGACCTGGGCTCCAACATCAACGTGCTCAAGACCCTGAACCTCCGCTTCCGCTGCTTCCTGGCCAAGGTGCACGAGTTGGAGCGCCGCAACCGGCTGCTGGAGAAGCAGCTGCAGCAGGCGCTGGAGGAGGGTAAGCAGGGCCGGCGGGGCCTGGCTCGCCGAGACCAGGCCGTGCAGACCGGCTTCGTCAGCCCCGTCAGACCCCTGGGGCTGCCCCTGGGCGCCCGGCCGGCTGCCGTCTGCACCCCGTCGGCGCGGGTGCTGGGCTCGCCCGCGCGCTCGCCGGCAGGCCCCCTCGCGCCCTCCGCGGCCTGCCACCCggctccctccacctccacctccgcctcctccgcctcctcctcgtCGGCCCGCTTCATGCCAGGCACTATCTGGTCCTTCTCTCACGCCCGCCGGCTCGGGCCGGGACTGGAGCCCACTTTGGTGCAAGGGCCTGGCCTGTCGTGGGTGCACCCCGACGGGGTGGGCGTCCAGATCGACACCATCACCCCCGAGATCCGCGCTCTCTACAACGTGCTGGCTAAAGTGAAGCGCGAGCGGGACGAGTACAAGCGGAG GTGGGAAGAGGAGTACGTGGTGAGGCTGCAGCTGCAGGAGCGCGTGAACGAGCTCCAGGAG GAGGCCCAGGAGGCTGACGCCTGCCAGGAGGAGCTGGCCCTGAAGGTGGAGCAGCTGAAGGCCGAGCTGGTGGTCTTCAAGGGGCTCATGAGCAAC AACCTGTCCGACCTGGACACGAAGATCCAGGAGAAGGCCATGAAGGTGGACATGGACATCTGCCGCCGCATCGACATCACCGCCAAGCTCTGTGACTTGGCCCAGCAGCGCAACTGCGAGGACATGATCAAGATGTTCCAG GTCCCGTCCATGGGGGGGCGGAAGCGGGAGCGCAAGGCTGCCGTCGAGGAGGACACCTCCCTGTCGGAGAGTGACGGGCCCTGCCACCCCGACGGGGACGAGGAGGAGAGCACGGCCCTCAGCATCAACGAGGAGATGCAGCGCATGCTGAACCAGCT GAGGGAGTATGATTTTGAGGACGACTGTGACAGCCTGACTTGGGAGGAGACCGAGGAGACCCTGCTGCTCTGGGAGGACTTCTCGGGCTATGCCTTGGCAGCTGCAGAGGCCCCGGGAGAG cAGCCGGAAGACAGTTTGGAGAAGGTGATTAAAGATACTGAGTCCCTGTTCAAAACCCGGGAGAAAGAATATCAGGAAACCATTGACCAGATAGAG GGGCCCTGGGATGGAGGCAAGGACCATTTCCACCACTGGATG CTGGAGCTGGCCACGGCCAAGAACGACATGAACCGGCACCTGCACGAGTACATGGAGATGTGCAGCATGAAGCGGGGCCTGGACGTGCAGATGGAGACCTGCCGCCGGCTCATCACCCAGTCCGGGGACCG AAAGTCTCCTGCTTTCACTGCGGCCCCACTTAGCGACCTGCCGCCCCCGCCGACACCGAGCGAGGCTGAGGACTCCGATCGCGATGTCTCATCCGACGGCGCCGTGAGATAG
- the IFFO1 gene encoding intermediate filament family orphan 1 isoform X1 has translation MNPLFGPNLFLLQQEQQGLAGPLGDPVGSDHLAGGGDVPPAPLARAGPASYSPPGPGPAPPAAMALRNDLGSNINVLKTLNLRFRCFLAKVHELERRNRLLEKQLQQALEEGKQGRRGLARRDQAVQTGFVSPVRPLGLPLGARPAAVCTPSARVLGSPARSPAGPLAPSAACHPAPSTSTSASSASSSSARFMPGTIWSFSHARRLGPGLEPTLVQGPGLSWVHPDGVGVQIDTITPEIRALYNVLAKVKRERDEYKRRWEEEYVVRLQLQERVNELQEEAQEADACQEELALKVEQLKAELVVFKGLMSNNLSDLDTKIQEKAMKVDMDICRRIDITAKLCDLAQQRNCEDMIKMFQKKLVPSMGGRKRERKAAVEEDTSLSESDGPCHPDGDEEESTALSINEEMQRMLNQLREYDFEDDCDSLTWEETEETLLLWEDFSGYALAAAEAPGEQPEDSLEKVIKDTESLFKTREKEYQETIDQIEGPWDGGKDHFHHWMLELATAKNDMNRHLHEYMEMCSMKRGLDVQMETCRRLITQSGDRKSPAFTAAPLSDLPPPPTPSEAEDSDRDVSSDGAVR, from the exons ATGAATCCGTTATTCGGCCCcaacctcttcctcctccagcagGAGCAGCAAGGCCTGGCCGGGCCGCTGGGGGACCCCGTGGGAAGCGACCACTTGGCCGGCGGCGGGGACGTGCCCCCGGCGCCGCTCGCCCGGGCCGGCCCGGCTTCCTACTCGCCGCCCGGGCCGGGCCCGGCGCCCCCAGCCGCCATGGCGCTCCGCAACGACCTGGGCTCCAACATCAACGTGCTCAAGACCCTGAACCTCCGCTTCCGCTGCTTCCTGGCCAAGGTGCACGAGTTGGAGCGCCGCAACCGGCTGCTGGAGAAGCAGCTGCAGCAGGCGCTGGAGGAGGGTAAGCAGGGCCGGCGGGGCCTGGCTCGCCGAGACCAGGCCGTGCAGACCGGCTTCGTCAGCCCCGTCAGACCCCTGGGGCTGCCCCTGGGCGCCCGGCCGGCTGCCGTCTGCACCCCGTCGGCGCGGGTGCTGGGCTCGCCCGCGCGCTCGCCGGCAGGCCCCCTCGCGCCCTCCGCGGCCTGCCACCCggctccctccacctccacctccgcctcctccgcctcctcctcgtCGGCCCGCTTCATGCCAGGCACTATCTGGTCCTTCTCTCACGCCCGCCGGCTCGGGCCGGGACTGGAGCCCACTTTGGTGCAAGGGCCTGGCCTGTCGTGGGTGCACCCCGACGGGGTGGGCGTCCAGATCGACACCATCACCCCCGAGATCCGCGCTCTCTACAACGTGCTGGCTAAAGTGAAGCGCGAGCGGGACGAGTACAAGCGGAG GTGGGAAGAGGAGTACGTGGTGAGGCTGCAGCTGCAGGAGCGCGTGAACGAGCTCCAGGAG GAGGCCCAGGAGGCTGACGCCTGCCAGGAGGAGCTGGCCCTGAAGGTGGAGCAGCTGAAGGCCGAGCTGGTGGTCTTCAAGGGGCTCATGAGCAAC AACCTGTCCGACCTGGACACGAAGATCCAGGAGAAGGCCATGAAGGTGGACATGGACATCTGCCGCCGCATCGACATCACCGCCAAGCTCTGTGACTTGGCCCAGCAGCGCAACTGCGAGGACATGATCAAGATGTTCCAG AAGAAGCTG GTCCCGTCCATGGGGGGGCGGAAGCGGGAGCGCAAGGCTGCCGTCGAGGAGGACACCTCCCTGTCGGAGAGTGACGGGCCCTGCCACCCCGACGGGGACGAGGAGGAGAGCACGGCCCTCAGCATCAACGAGGAGATGCAGCGCATGCTGAACCAGCT GAGGGAGTATGATTTTGAGGACGACTGTGACAGCCTGACTTGGGAGGAGACCGAGGAGACCCTGCTGCTCTGGGAGGACTTCTCGGGCTATGCCTTGGCAGCTGCAGAGGCCCCGGGAGAG cAGCCGGAAGACAGTTTGGAGAAGGTGATTAAAGATACTGAGTCCCTGTTCAAAACCCGGGAGAAAGAATATCAGGAAACCATTGACCAGATAGAG GGGCCCTGGGATGGAGGCAAGGACCATTTCCACCACTGGATG CTGGAGCTGGCCACGGCCAAGAACGACATGAACCGGCACCTGCACGAGTACATGGAGATGTGCAGCATGAAGCGGGGCCTGGACGTGCAGATGGAGACCTGCCGCCGGCTCATCACCCAGTCCGGGGACCG AAAGTCTCCTGCTTTCACTGCGGCCCCACTTAGCGACCTGCCGCCCCCGCCGACACCGAGCGAGGCTGAGGACTCCGATCGCGATGTCTCATCCGACGGCGCCGTGAGATAG
- the IFFO1 gene encoding intermediate filament family orphan 1 isoform X5: MNPLFGPNLFLLQQEQQGLAGPLGDPVGSDHLAGGGDVPPAPLARAGPASYSPPGPGPAPPAAMALRNDLGSNINVLKTLNLRFRCFLAKVHELERRNRLLEKQLQQALEEGKQGRRGLARRDQAVQTGFVSPVRPLGLPLGARPAAVCTPSARVLGSPARSPAGPLAPSAACHPAPSTSTSASSASSSSARFMPGTIWSFSHARRLGPGLEPTLVQGPGLSWVHPDGVGVQIDTITPEIRALYNVLAKVKRERDEYKRRWEEEYVVRLQLQERVNELQEEAQEADACQEELALKVEQLKAELVVFKGLMSNNLSDLDTKIQEKAMKVDMDICRRIDITAKLCDLAQQRNCEDMIKMFQKKLVPSMGGRKRERKAAVEEDTSLSESDGPCHPDGDEEESTALSINEEMQRMLNQLREYDFEDDCDSLTWEETEETLLLWEDFSGYALAAAEAPGEQPEDSLEKVIKDTESLFKTREKEYQETIDQIELELATAKNDMNRHLHEYMEMCSMKRGLDVQMETCRRLITQSGDRKSPAFTAAPLSDLPPPPTPSEAEDSDRDVSSDGAVR, from the exons ATGAATCCGTTATTCGGCCCcaacctcttcctcctccagcagGAGCAGCAAGGCCTGGCCGGGCCGCTGGGGGACCCCGTGGGAAGCGACCACTTGGCCGGCGGCGGGGACGTGCCCCCGGCGCCGCTCGCCCGGGCCGGCCCGGCTTCCTACTCGCCGCCCGGGCCGGGCCCGGCGCCCCCAGCCGCCATGGCGCTCCGCAACGACCTGGGCTCCAACATCAACGTGCTCAAGACCCTGAACCTCCGCTTCCGCTGCTTCCTGGCCAAGGTGCACGAGTTGGAGCGCCGCAACCGGCTGCTGGAGAAGCAGCTGCAGCAGGCGCTGGAGGAGGGTAAGCAGGGCCGGCGGGGCCTGGCTCGCCGAGACCAGGCCGTGCAGACCGGCTTCGTCAGCCCCGTCAGACCCCTGGGGCTGCCCCTGGGCGCCCGGCCGGCTGCCGTCTGCACCCCGTCGGCGCGGGTGCTGGGCTCGCCCGCGCGCTCGCCGGCAGGCCCCCTCGCGCCCTCCGCGGCCTGCCACCCggctccctccacctccacctccgcctcctccgcctcctcctcgtCGGCCCGCTTCATGCCAGGCACTATCTGGTCCTTCTCTCACGCCCGCCGGCTCGGGCCGGGACTGGAGCCCACTTTGGTGCAAGGGCCTGGCCTGTCGTGGGTGCACCCCGACGGGGTGGGCGTCCAGATCGACACCATCACCCCCGAGATCCGCGCTCTCTACAACGTGCTGGCTAAAGTGAAGCGCGAGCGGGACGAGTACAAGCGGAG GTGGGAAGAGGAGTACGTGGTGAGGCTGCAGCTGCAGGAGCGCGTGAACGAGCTCCAGGAG GAGGCCCAGGAGGCTGACGCCTGCCAGGAGGAGCTGGCCCTGAAGGTGGAGCAGCTGAAGGCCGAGCTGGTGGTCTTCAAGGGGCTCATGAGCAAC AACCTGTCCGACCTGGACACGAAGATCCAGGAGAAGGCCATGAAGGTGGACATGGACATCTGCCGCCGCATCGACATCACCGCCAAGCTCTGTGACTTGGCCCAGCAGCGCAACTGCGAGGACATGATCAAGATGTTCCAG AAGAAGCTG GTCCCGTCCATGGGGGGGCGGAAGCGGGAGCGCAAGGCTGCCGTCGAGGAGGACACCTCCCTGTCGGAGAGTGACGGGCCCTGCCACCCCGACGGGGACGAGGAGGAGAGCACGGCCCTCAGCATCAACGAGGAGATGCAGCGCATGCTGAACCAGCT GAGGGAGTATGATTTTGAGGACGACTGTGACAGCCTGACTTGGGAGGAGACCGAGGAGACCCTGCTGCTCTGGGAGGACTTCTCGGGCTATGCCTTGGCAGCTGCAGAGGCCCCGGGAGAG cAGCCGGAAGACAGTTTGGAGAAGGTGATTAAAGATACTGAGTCCCTGTTCAAAACCCGGGAGAAAGAATATCAGGAAACCATTGACCAGATAGAG CTGGAGCTGGCCACGGCCAAGAACGACATGAACCGGCACCTGCACGAGTACATGGAGATGTGCAGCATGAAGCGGGGCCTGGACGTGCAGATGGAGACCTGCCGCCGGCTCATCACCCAGTCCGGGGACCG AAAGTCTCCTGCTTTCACTGCGGCCCCACTTAGCGACCTGCCGCCCCCGCCGACACCGAGCGAGGCTGAGGACTCCGATCGCGATGTCTCATCCGACGGCGCCGTGAGATAG
- the IFFO1 gene encoding intermediate filament family orphan 1 isoform X11 — MNPLFGPNLFLLQQEQQGLAGPLGDPVGSDHLAGGGDVPPAPLARAGPASYSPPGPGPAPPAAMALRNDLGSNINVLKTLNLRFRCFLAKVHELERRNRLLEKQLQQALEEGKQGRRGLARRDQAVQTGFVSPVRPLGLPLGARPAAVCTPSARVLGSPARSPAGPLAPSAACHPAPSTSTSASSASSSSARFMPGTIWSFSHARRLGPGLEPTLVQGPGLSWVHPDGVGVQIDTITPEIRALYNVLAKVKRERDEYKRRWEEEYVVRLQLQERVNELQEEAQEADACQEELALKVEQLKAELVVFKGLMSNNLSDLDTKIQEKAMKVDMDICRRIDITAKLCDLAQQRNCEDMIKMFQKKLVPSMGGRKRERKAAVEEDTSLSESDGPCHPDGDEEESTALSINEEMQRMLNQLREYDFEDDCDSLTWEETEETLLLWEDFSGYALAAAEAPGEQPEDSLEKVIKDTESLFKTREKEYQETIDQIENGMMGGVSGADTVVVAAVLLLDIQMGHLRSLQLSDL; from the exons ATGAATCCGTTATTCGGCCCcaacctcttcctcctccagcagGAGCAGCAAGGCCTGGCCGGGCCGCTGGGGGACCCCGTGGGAAGCGACCACTTGGCCGGCGGCGGGGACGTGCCCCCGGCGCCGCTCGCCCGGGCCGGCCCGGCTTCCTACTCGCCGCCCGGGCCGGGCCCGGCGCCCCCAGCCGCCATGGCGCTCCGCAACGACCTGGGCTCCAACATCAACGTGCTCAAGACCCTGAACCTCCGCTTCCGCTGCTTCCTGGCCAAGGTGCACGAGTTGGAGCGCCGCAACCGGCTGCTGGAGAAGCAGCTGCAGCAGGCGCTGGAGGAGGGTAAGCAGGGCCGGCGGGGCCTGGCTCGCCGAGACCAGGCCGTGCAGACCGGCTTCGTCAGCCCCGTCAGACCCCTGGGGCTGCCCCTGGGCGCCCGGCCGGCTGCCGTCTGCACCCCGTCGGCGCGGGTGCTGGGCTCGCCCGCGCGCTCGCCGGCAGGCCCCCTCGCGCCCTCCGCGGCCTGCCACCCggctccctccacctccacctccgcctcctccgcctcctcctcgtCGGCCCGCTTCATGCCAGGCACTATCTGGTCCTTCTCTCACGCCCGCCGGCTCGGGCCGGGACTGGAGCCCACTTTGGTGCAAGGGCCTGGCCTGTCGTGGGTGCACCCCGACGGGGTGGGCGTCCAGATCGACACCATCACCCCCGAGATCCGCGCTCTCTACAACGTGCTGGCTAAAGTGAAGCGCGAGCGGGACGAGTACAAGCGGAG GTGGGAAGAGGAGTACGTGGTGAGGCTGCAGCTGCAGGAGCGCGTGAACGAGCTCCAGGAG GAGGCCCAGGAGGCTGACGCCTGCCAGGAGGAGCTGGCCCTGAAGGTGGAGCAGCTGAAGGCCGAGCTGGTGGTCTTCAAGGGGCTCATGAGCAAC AACCTGTCCGACCTGGACACGAAGATCCAGGAGAAGGCCATGAAGGTGGACATGGACATCTGCCGCCGCATCGACATCACCGCCAAGCTCTGTGACTTGGCCCAGCAGCGCAACTGCGAGGACATGATCAAGATGTTCCAG AAGAAGCTG GTCCCGTCCATGGGGGGGCGGAAGCGGGAGCGCAAGGCTGCCGTCGAGGAGGACACCTCCCTGTCGGAGAGTGACGGGCCCTGCCACCCCGACGGGGACGAGGAGGAGAGCACGGCCCTCAGCATCAACGAGGAGATGCAGCGCATGCTGAACCAGCT GAGGGAGTATGATTTTGAGGACGACTGTGACAGCCTGACTTGGGAGGAGACCGAGGAGACCCTGCTGCTCTGGGAGGACTTCTCGGGCTATGCCTTGGCAGCTGCAGAGGCCCCGGGAGAG cAGCCGGAAGACAGTTTGGAGAAGGTGATTAAAGATACTGAGTCCCTGTTCAAAACCCGGGAGAAAGAATATCAGGAAACCATTGACCAGATAGAG AATGGCATGATGGGAGGTGTCAGCGGGGCGGACACGGTGGTGGTGGCTGCAGTGTTGCTCCTGGACATCCAAATGGGACACCTGAGGTCCCTTCAACTCAGTGACCTTTGA
- the IFFO1 gene encoding intermediate filament family orphan 1 isoform X9: MNPLFGPNLFLLQQEQQGLAGPLGDPVGSDHLAGGGDVPPAPLARAGPASYSPPGPGPAPPAAMALRNDLGSNINVLKTLNLRFRCFLAKVHELERRNRLLEKQLQQALEEGKQGRRGLARRDQAVQTGFVSPVRPLGLPLGARPAAVCTPSARVLGSPARSPAGPLAPSAACHPAPSTSTSASSASSSSARFMPGTIWSFSHARRLGPGLEPTLVQGPGLSWVHPDGVGVQIDTITPEIRALYNVLAKVKRERDEYKRRWEEEYVVRLQLQERVNELQEEAQEADACQEELALKVEQLKAELVVFKGLMSNNLSDLDTKIQEKAMKVDMDICRRIDITAKLCDLAQQRNCEDMIKMFQVPSMGGRKRERKAAVEEDTSLSESDGPCHPDGDEEESTALSINEEMQRMLNQLREYDFEDDCDSLTWEETEETLLLWEDFSGYALAAAEAPGEQPEDSLEKVIKDTESLFKTREKEYQETIDQIELELATAKNDMNRHLHEYMEMCSMKRGLDVQMETCRRLITQSGDRKSPAFTAAPLSDLPPPPTPSEAEDSDRDVSSDGAVR, encoded by the exons ATGAATCCGTTATTCGGCCCcaacctcttcctcctccagcagGAGCAGCAAGGCCTGGCCGGGCCGCTGGGGGACCCCGTGGGAAGCGACCACTTGGCCGGCGGCGGGGACGTGCCCCCGGCGCCGCTCGCCCGGGCCGGCCCGGCTTCCTACTCGCCGCCCGGGCCGGGCCCGGCGCCCCCAGCCGCCATGGCGCTCCGCAACGACCTGGGCTCCAACATCAACGTGCTCAAGACCCTGAACCTCCGCTTCCGCTGCTTCCTGGCCAAGGTGCACGAGTTGGAGCGCCGCAACCGGCTGCTGGAGAAGCAGCTGCAGCAGGCGCTGGAGGAGGGTAAGCAGGGCCGGCGGGGCCTGGCTCGCCGAGACCAGGCCGTGCAGACCGGCTTCGTCAGCCCCGTCAGACCCCTGGGGCTGCCCCTGGGCGCCCGGCCGGCTGCCGTCTGCACCCCGTCGGCGCGGGTGCTGGGCTCGCCCGCGCGCTCGCCGGCAGGCCCCCTCGCGCCCTCCGCGGCCTGCCACCCggctccctccacctccacctccgcctcctccgcctcctcctcgtCGGCCCGCTTCATGCCAGGCACTATCTGGTCCTTCTCTCACGCCCGCCGGCTCGGGCCGGGACTGGAGCCCACTTTGGTGCAAGGGCCTGGCCTGTCGTGGGTGCACCCCGACGGGGTGGGCGTCCAGATCGACACCATCACCCCCGAGATCCGCGCTCTCTACAACGTGCTGGCTAAAGTGAAGCGCGAGCGGGACGAGTACAAGCGGAG GTGGGAAGAGGAGTACGTGGTGAGGCTGCAGCTGCAGGAGCGCGTGAACGAGCTCCAGGAG GAGGCCCAGGAGGCTGACGCCTGCCAGGAGGAGCTGGCCCTGAAGGTGGAGCAGCTGAAGGCCGAGCTGGTGGTCTTCAAGGGGCTCATGAGCAAC AACCTGTCCGACCTGGACACGAAGATCCAGGAGAAGGCCATGAAGGTGGACATGGACATCTGCCGCCGCATCGACATCACCGCCAAGCTCTGTGACTTGGCCCAGCAGCGCAACTGCGAGGACATGATCAAGATGTTCCAG GTCCCGTCCATGGGGGGGCGGAAGCGGGAGCGCAAGGCTGCCGTCGAGGAGGACACCTCCCTGTCGGAGAGTGACGGGCCCTGCCACCCCGACGGGGACGAGGAGGAGAGCACGGCCCTCAGCATCAACGAGGAGATGCAGCGCATGCTGAACCAGCT GAGGGAGTATGATTTTGAGGACGACTGTGACAGCCTGACTTGGGAGGAGACCGAGGAGACCCTGCTGCTCTGGGAGGACTTCTCGGGCTATGCCTTGGCAGCTGCAGAGGCCCCGGGAGAG cAGCCGGAAGACAGTTTGGAGAAGGTGATTAAAGATACTGAGTCCCTGTTCAAAACCCGGGAGAAAGAATATCAGGAAACCATTGACCAGATAGAG CTGGAGCTGGCCACGGCCAAGAACGACATGAACCGGCACCTGCACGAGTACATGGAGATGTGCAGCATGAAGCGGGGCCTGGACGTGCAGATGGAGACCTGCCGCCGGCTCATCACCCAGTCCGGGGACCG AAAGTCTCCTGCTTTCACTGCGGCCCCACTTAGCGACCTGCCGCCCCCGCCGACACCGAGCGAGGCTGAGGACTCCGATCGCGATGTCTCATCCGACGGCGCCGTGAGATAG
- the IFFO1 gene encoding intermediate filament family orphan 1 isoform X6 has translation MNPLFGPNLFLLQQEQQGLAGPLGDPVGSDHLAGGGDVPPAPLARAGPASYSPPGPGPAPPAAMALRNDLGSNINVLKTLNLRFRCFLAKVHELERRNRLLEKQLQQALEEGKQGRRGLARRDQAVQTGFVSPVRPLGLPLGARPAAVCTPSARVLGSPARSPAGPLAPSAACHPAPSTSTSASSASSSSARFMPGTIWSFSHARRLGPGLEPTLVQGPGLSWVHPDGVGVQIDTITPEIRALYNVLAKVKRERDEYKRRWEEEYVVRLQLQERVNELQEEAQEADACQEELALKVEQLKAELVVFKGLMSNNLSDLDTKIQEKAMKVDMDICRRIDITAKLCDLAQQRNCEDMIKMFQKLVPSMGGRKRERKAAVEEDTSLSESDGPCHPDGDEEESTALSINEEMQRMLNQLREYDFEDDCDSLTWEETEETLLLWEDFSGYALAAAEAPGEQPEDSLEKVIKDTESLFKTREKEYQETIDQIELELATAKNDMNRHLHEYMEMCSMKRGLDVQMETCRRLITQSGDRKSPAFTAAPLSDLPPPPTPSEAEDSDRDVSSDGAVR, from the exons ATGAATCCGTTATTCGGCCCcaacctcttcctcctccagcagGAGCAGCAAGGCCTGGCCGGGCCGCTGGGGGACCCCGTGGGAAGCGACCACTTGGCCGGCGGCGGGGACGTGCCCCCGGCGCCGCTCGCCCGGGCCGGCCCGGCTTCCTACTCGCCGCCCGGGCCGGGCCCGGCGCCCCCAGCCGCCATGGCGCTCCGCAACGACCTGGGCTCCAACATCAACGTGCTCAAGACCCTGAACCTCCGCTTCCGCTGCTTCCTGGCCAAGGTGCACGAGTTGGAGCGCCGCAACCGGCTGCTGGAGAAGCAGCTGCAGCAGGCGCTGGAGGAGGGTAAGCAGGGCCGGCGGGGCCTGGCTCGCCGAGACCAGGCCGTGCAGACCGGCTTCGTCAGCCCCGTCAGACCCCTGGGGCTGCCCCTGGGCGCCCGGCCGGCTGCCGTCTGCACCCCGTCGGCGCGGGTGCTGGGCTCGCCCGCGCGCTCGCCGGCAGGCCCCCTCGCGCCCTCCGCGGCCTGCCACCCggctccctccacctccacctccgcctcctccgcctcctcctcgtCGGCCCGCTTCATGCCAGGCACTATCTGGTCCTTCTCTCACGCCCGCCGGCTCGGGCCGGGACTGGAGCCCACTTTGGTGCAAGGGCCTGGCCTGTCGTGGGTGCACCCCGACGGGGTGGGCGTCCAGATCGACACCATCACCCCCGAGATCCGCGCTCTCTACAACGTGCTGGCTAAAGTGAAGCGCGAGCGGGACGAGTACAAGCGGAG GTGGGAAGAGGAGTACGTGGTGAGGCTGCAGCTGCAGGAGCGCGTGAACGAGCTCCAGGAG GAGGCCCAGGAGGCTGACGCCTGCCAGGAGGAGCTGGCCCTGAAGGTGGAGCAGCTGAAGGCCGAGCTGGTGGTCTTCAAGGGGCTCATGAGCAAC AACCTGTCCGACCTGGACACGAAGATCCAGGAGAAGGCCATGAAGGTGGACATGGACATCTGCCGCCGCATCGACATCACCGCCAAGCTCTGTGACTTGGCCCAGCAGCGCAACTGCGAGGACATGATCAAGATGTTCCAG AAGCTG GTCCCGTCCATGGGGGGGCGGAAGCGGGAGCGCAAGGCTGCCGTCGAGGAGGACACCTCCCTGTCGGAGAGTGACGGGCCCTGCCACCCCGACGGGGACGAGGAGGAGAGCACGGCCCTCAGCATCAACGAGGAGATGCAGCGCATGCTGAACCAGCT GAGGGAGTATGATTTTGAGGACGACTGTGACAGCCTGACTTGGGAGGAGACCGAGGAGACCCTGCTGCTCTGGGAGGACTTCTCGGGCTATGCCTTGGCAGCTGCAGAGGCCCCGGGAGAG cAGCCGGAAGACAGTTTGGAGAAGGTGATTAAAGATACTGAGTCCCTGTTCAAAACCCGGGAGAAAGAATATCAGGAAACCATTGACCAGATAGAG CTGGAGCTGGCCACGGCCAAGAACGACATGAACCGGCACCTGCACGAGTACATGGAGATGTGCAGCATGAAGCGGGGCCTGGACGTGCAGATGGAGACCTGCCGCCGGCTCATCACCCAGTCCGGGGACCG AAAGTCTCCTGCTTTCACTGCGGCCCCACTTAGCGACCTGCCGCCCCCGCCGACACCGAGCGAGGCTGAGGACTCCGATCGCGATGTCTCATCCGACGGCGCCGTGAGATAG